One genomic window of endosymbiont of Galathealinum brachiosum includes the following:
- a CDS encoding thioredoxin: MHGRDLVVQKNHHQNVPVRPLIVRSQVMINVVKLIIILPFLYMQNVTAKTEGSLSEGMVNPGYEEQPAWFKNSFLDLDEDIEDARKSGKRLMVFFYQDGCPYCKKILQDNFGQRDIAEKTRSNFDVISLNIWGDRDVSFGDIETTEKDFAERLKVMYTPTLLFFNEEGKAVLRTNGYYHPAKFNAALDYVLGHHDKNEKFRSFLARVSQVKTKGKIYKDIETVKSPYDFSKTSDKYQLVMFEQKQCVECDELHSDILKRKESIEQLAKLNVSVLDMWSDEKITQPGGKKSSIKEWAKSLNIQYAPSLVYFNQQGEEVFRSDAYLKAFHVQSVMDYVSSGSYKAQSNFQRYIDARADKLEEQGIHVDIMK; the protein is encoded by the coding sequence ATGCACGGTCGGGATCTGGTAGTGCAAAAAAACCATCATCAAAACGTACCGGTACGTCCTCTAATCGTCAGAAGTCAAGTCATGATAAACGTCGTTAAATTAATTATTATATTACCTTTTCTTTATATGCAGAATGTTACTGCAAAGACGGAAGGTAGCTTGTCCGAAGGTATGGTGAACCCGGGTTATGAAGAACAACCTGCCTGGTTTAAAAATTCCTTTTTAGATCTGGACGAAGATATAGAGGATGCTCGAAAATCGGGTAAGCGTCTGATGGTGTTTTTTTATCAGGATGGTTGTCCCTATTGTAAAAAAATATTACAGGATAATTTTGGCCAGCGTGATATTGCAGAAAAAACCAGATCTAATTTTGATGTGATTTCGTTGAATATCTGGGGTGATAGAGATGTAAGTTTTGGTGATATTGAAACTACAGAAAAAGATTTTGCCGAACGTCTTAAGGTAATGTATACACCTACATTGCTTTTCTTTAATGAAGAAGGTAAAGCGGTATTACGCACTAACGGTTACTATCATCCTGCTAAATTTAATGCGGCATTAGATTATGTTTTAGGTCATCATGATAAAAATGAAAAATTTAGATCGTTTTTAGCCAGAGTCTCCCAAGTTAAAACAAAGGGTAAAATATATAAAGATATTGAAACTGTAAAGTCACCTTATGATTTCAGTAAAACATCAGATAAATATCAACTGGTTATGTTTGAACAAAAACAATGTGTAGAGTGTGATGAGTTACACAGCGATATTTTAAAGCGAAAAGAATCGATTGAGCAGTTGGCTAAATTAAATGTATCTGTGTTAGATATGTGGTCGGATGAAAAAATCACTCAACCCGGTGGAAAAAAATCGAGCATAAAAGAATGGGCTAAATCCTTAAATATTCAGTATGCGCCGAGTCTGGTTTACTTTAATCAACAAGGTGAAGAGGTGTTTAGAAGTGATGCATATCTGAAAGCTTTTCATGTTCAGTCAGTTATGGATTATGTAAGTAGTGGCTCTTATAAAGCACAATCTAATTTTCAACGATATATTGATGCTAGAGCGGATAAGCTTGAAGAGCAGGGTATACATGTTGATATTATGAAGTAA
- a CDS encoding ATP-dependent protease, which produces MTPRMIKSLTANQLRPQCTAETLPFKTTAELEDLPDILGQDRAFKAIEFGINVNHRGFNLFVMGSSGLGKHGLIRKYLTNISQDEDAPSDWCYVHNFDQDYKPKALKLPSGQGRAFKKDMKNLVEDLGKAINAAFETSEYQEQIQVIEKSFQNKQSTLLDKHAEQARQQDINLANTPSGFMLTPIIDGRNITEEEYDQLSDEIKDDIEEKIASFQEELEYLAPEMSRQRREHNIRIKKLNRKVALFATSNLIKDTKRKYKALPEVVNYLKALQEDVLHHLEEFTELEEDDSSGESSQQQNTKSESLQRYQVNLIVESGKQKGAPVVYLDNPTYQNLVGRIEYENRSSNPGNNFTLIKPGALLQANGGYLVLDAHKILSAPHAWDALKRSMYAKKAKIENLDQAVGGDNSVTLEPEPIPLKVKIILLGDRNTYYLLHEIDPDFPELFKVEADFEEEIQRTEDSTLKYARLIASRTRKFDLKDMDAAAVARIIEFSSRMANDSERLSTRLRTIDDLLIETQYHAVQSNSELISELHVQKAIDAQIERTCRIQGLIQSDIQRGTLMIRTENEVVGEINGLSVFEIGKYGFGQPSRISASVHLGDGKIINIEREVDLSGSIHDKGVLILSALLASRYTKDTPLSFSASITFEQSYGLIDGDSASVAELCVLISALTELPIKQGLAITGSLNQQGFVQAIGGVNEKIEGFFDICHQRGLTGEQGCIIPEVNVKNLSLRKDVIDAIDQGQFHIYPVVRYQQAMELLMGVPAGEEHIDGSYDKDSINDLLVKRLCQFAKNRKASQIVL; this is translated from the coding sequence ATGACACCCAGAATGATTAAATCCCTTACCGCCAATCAGCTGCGTCCTCAATGCACAGCTGAAACACTGCCTTTTAAAACCACCGCAGAACTTGAAGATCTGCCAGATATACTTGGCCAGGATAGAGCTTTTAAAGCGATTGAATTTGGCATTAACGTTAACCACCGTGGATTTAACCTGTTTGTGATGGGCTCATCCGGCCTTGGGAAACACGGCCTGATACGTAAATACCTGACGAATATCTCTCAGGACGAAGACGCGCCATCTGACTGGTGTTATGTACATAATTTTGATCAGGACTATAAACCTAAAGCACTCAAACTACCCTCAGGTCAGGGCCGAGCATTTAAGAAAGACATGAAAAATCTGGTAGAAGATCTGGGTAAAGCGATTAACGCCGCTTTTGAAACCAGTGAATATCAGGAACAGATACAGGTTATTGAAAAGTCTTTCCAGAATAAACAGAGCACTTTACTTGATAAACACGCAGAACAGGCGCGCCAACAGGATATTAATCTGGCAAATACACCTTCCGGTTTTATGCTCACACCTATTATTGATGGACGCAATATCACCGAAGAAGAATATGACCAGTTATCAGATGAAATAAAAGACGACATTGAAGAAAAAATAGCCAGTTTTCAGGAAGAACTGGAATATCTGGCACCTGAAATGTCACGTCAACGTCGCGAACATAATATAAGAATCAAAAAGCTGAATCGAAAAGTTGCCCTGTTTGCTACCAGCAACTTAATCAAAGACACCAAGCGTAAATATAAAGCGCTTCCCGAGGTTGTAAATTACCTTAAAGCATTACAGGAAGATGTGTTACATCACCTGGAAGAATTCACCGAACTTGAAGAAGATGACTCCAGTGGTGAATCATCACAGCAACAAAATACTAAAAGTGAATCTTTACAACGTTATCAGGTAAATTTAATTGTTGAAAGCGGCAAACAAAAAGGTGCACCGGTCGTATACCTTGATAATCCAACCTACCAAAACCTGGTAGGTCGGATTGAATATGAAAATCGTTCCAGTAATCCGGGAAACAATTTCACCCTGATAAAACCGGGTGCATTGTTGCAGGCTAATGGTGGATATCTGGTACTCGATGCACATAAAATTTTAAGTGCACCCCATGCATGGGATGCACTTAAGCGCAGCATGTATGCGAAGAAAGCTAAAATTGAGAATCTGGATCAGGCTGTTGGTGGAGATAACTCGGTTACACTTGAACCAGAACCTATCCCATTAAAAGTTAAAATTATATTATTAGGTGATCGCAACACGTATTACTTATTACATGAAATAGATCCTGACTTTCCGGAACTATTTAAAGTTGAAGCCGATTTTGAAGAAGAGATTCAACGAACTGAAGATTCAACGCTAAAATATGCGCGCCTAATTGCATCACGCACGCGTAAGTTTGATTTAAAAGATATGGATGCCGCTGCAGTTGCCAGAATAATTGAATTTAGTTCACGCATGGCTAACGACTCTGAACGCTTATCAACCCGTTTACGTACTATTGATGATCTGTTAATTGAAACCCAGTATCACGCCGTACAATCAAATAGCGAATTAATATCCGAACTACATGTGCAAAAAGCAATTGATGCACAAATTGAACGCACCTGTCGAATACAGGGGTTAATTCAAAGCGATATCCAGCGCGGCACATTAATGATTCGCACAGAGAACGAAGTGGTTGGTGAAATCAATGGCCTCTCGGTATTTGAAATTGGTAAATATGGATTTGGACAACCATCACGTATTTCTGCCTCGGTTCATTTAGGTGATGGGAAAATTATTAATATTGAACGTGAAGTAGATTTAAGTGGTTCCATACATGACAAGGGCGTTCTTATTTTATCTGCACTATTAGCCAGCAGATATACAAAAGATACTCCTCTTTCTTTTTCAGCCAGCATTACATTTGAACAGTCTTATGGATTAATTGATGGAGATAGTGCATCGGTTGCTGAATTATGCGTATTAATTTCCGCCCTGACCGAACTACCCATTAAACAGGGACTGGCCATTACCGGCTCACTTAATCAGCAGGGTTTTGTTCAGGCTATTGGTGGTGTAAATGAAAAAATTGAAGGTTTCTTTGATATCTGTCATCAACGTGGATTAACCGGTGAGCAGGGCTGCATTATTCCTGAAGTCAATGTTAAAAATCTGTCACTGAGAAAAGATGTGATTGATGCGATCGATCAGGGACAATTTCATATCTACCCTGTTGTGCGTTATCAACAGGCAATGGAATTGTTAATGGGCGTACCTGCCGGTGAAGAACACATAGATGGCAGTTACGATAAAGACAGTATTAACGATCTTTTAGTAAAACGTTTATGTCAGTTTGCTAAAAACAGAAAGGCATCACAGATTGTTTTATAA
- a CDS encoding GTP-binding protein, producing the protein MTTYKNIPTNIISGFLGAGKTTAIQSLLKQKPESEIWAVIVNEFGQIGIDGALLKNDDVEIKEIAGGCLCCVGSQSLSVGLNQIIRSIKPQRIIIEPTGLGHPAKLIDSLTGEFYQTVLDLKAVINLLDARQLSDEKYTKNEIFIDQSNLADILIASKLDTYSEEDKQLFTDYAMGFESPKLKVVMVEQGRLQLDWLDLPRSQNRPVAYPELHNTNQAHQHVDGACDIVANNVNWFMVEGHANGYFSVGWRVAGESVFSKQKLHSFIKNALDTGVIERVKGVLHVEDSWIQINSTRNEFQVSIQTELIYSILEFISSQSINLESLDSGLKECRI; encoded by the coding sequence GTGACAACATATAAAAATATCCCAACAAACATTATCTCTGGGTTTCTCGGCGCAGGAAAAACAACTGCAATACAGTCTTTATTAAAACAGAAGCCAGAATCTGAGATATGGGCGGTTATCGTTAATGAGTTTGGTCAAATAGGTATTGATGGTGCATTATTAAAAAATGATGATGTTGAGATAAAGGAAATCGCGGGTGGCTGTCTTTGTTGTGTTGGTAGCCAGTCATTAAGTGTCGGTTTAAATCAGATTATTCGATCCATCAAGCCTCAGCGCATTATTATCGAGCCGACGGGGTTAGGGCACCCTGCAAAATTAATTGACTCATTAACAGGTGAGTTTTACCAAACGGTACTGGATTTAAAGGCTGTAATTAATTTGCTGGATGCACGACAGTTAAGCGATGAAAAATATACTAAAAATGAAATATTCATTGATCAGTCAAATCTTGCAGACATACTGATTGCCAGTAAGCTAGACACATACTCCGAAGAAGATAAGCAGCTATTTACTGATTATGCGATGGGATTTGAATCGCCGAAATTAAAAGTCGTAATGGTAGAGCAGGGAAGATTGCAGTTAGACTGGCTTGATTTACCCAGATCACAAAATAGACCCGTCGCATATCCCGAGCTGCATAACACTAATCAGGCTCATCAACACGTTGATGGTGCGTGTGATATTGTGGCTAATAATGTTAACTGGTTCATGGTTGAGGGTCATGCTAATGGTTATTTTAGTGTGGGCTGGAGGGTTGCGGGAGAGAGCGTTTTCAGCAAGCAAAAACTTCATTCTTTTATAAAAAATGCACTTGATACTGGCGTTATTGAAAGAGTTAAAGGCGTATTACATGTAGAAGATAGCTGGATACAGATTAATTCAACTCGCAATGAGTTTCAGGTTTCTATTCAAACGGAGCTAATCTATTCCATTCTGGAATTTATATCTTCTCAATCGATTAATTTGGAAAGCCTGGATTCAGGCTTGAAGGAGTGTAGGATATAG
- a CDS encoding TetR family transcriptional regulator encodes MFCDKKTDSKCRWKRRKEARPEEILDAALQLFTEKGFSSTRMVDVAKSAGISKGTLYLYFDSKEAIFKDVVQQRITPQLDEVEAMVESFEGSQAELLKQLINGWWMSIACTSLSAIPKIIVAESGNFPELASYFTQNVVIRSRNLFSKVISRGMINGEFNLYESEAVARLVVAPLVQATIWMHSLKPYDDESGTQNYLQLHTEFILNSLVKQPQVLSLESNRENAHS; translated from the coding sequence ATGTTCTGTGATAAAAAAACAGATTCAAAATGCCGTTGGAAACGCCGTAAAGAGGCTCGTCCAGAAGAAATTCTTGATGCAGCGCTTCAGTTATTCACTGAAAAAGGTTTTAGCTCAACCCGGATGGTTGATGTTGCTAAATCAGCTGGAATCTCTAAAGGCACACTTTATTTATATTTTGATAGCAAAGAAGCTATCTTCAAAGATGTGGTACAGCAACGTATTACCCCTCAGCTTGATGAAGTGGAGGCAATGGTTGAGAGTTTTGAAGGTTCTCAGGCTGAATTATTAAAACAACTTATTAATGGCTGGTGGATGAGTATTGCCTGCACATCCTTATCTGCAATTCCTAAAATTATCGTAGCGGAGTCGGGTAACTTTCCTGAGCTGGCGAGTTATTTCACACAAAATGTTGTTATCCGGTCCCGCAATCTATTTAGCAAAGTAATTAGCAGAGGCATGATTAATGGTGAATTTAACCTGTATGAATCAGAGGCAGTAGCTCGGCTTGTTGTTGCCCCTTTAGTGCAGGCGACAATCTGGATGCATTCTTTGAAACCTTATGATGATGAGTCCGGTACTCAGAATTATCTTCAGTTACATACAGAATTTATATTAAATAGTCTTGTTAAGCAGCCGCAGGTGTTATCACTTGAGTCAAACAGGGAGAATGCACACTCATGA
- a CDS encoding peptidase M16, translated as MSSVDLKPAQVHPAFQWKRSERIDSLNITIEEYAHIKTGAAHYHLSADNNENVFLVALRTVPTDSTGVAHMLEHTALCGSERFPVRDPFFMMIRRSLNTFMNAFTSSDWTAYPFASQNRKDFDNLMDVYLDAVFFSRLHELDFAQEGHRFEFETPNDPESDLVYKGVVFNEMKGAMSSPVSTLWQTVTEHLFPTTTYHYNSGGEPENIPDLSYQQLKDFYKVHYHPSNSVFMTFGDIPAIQHHEVFEEKALSRFEKLDMQIKVDDETRYTEPHNFASSYAFDEEDTKGKTHIVISWLLGRSTSLQEMLQAHLMSSVLLDNSASPLQKALETTDLGASPSPLCGLEDSNLEMSFMCGLEASEAVHADAIEKLVLDVLEDVVNNGVDQSQVDAVLHQLELGQREIGGDGYPYGMQLILGGLSAAIHRGDPIAVMNLEPVLEQLREDIKDPDFIKNLVKKNLLDNQHRIRLIMTPDTNLSKAKEKAEADNLAEIKAKLSADEKQQIVEQAAALEKRQNEEDDISILPKVGLEDVPAKMQIPTGTSKSLGDLDATFFDQGTNGLIYQQIIIDLPDIDKELVNLLPLYTYCLTELGCGDKDYLQSQAWQDAVSGGVGSYTSVRGSIDNEQNIKAHFVFSGKALARNHQQLNELMSEMLENARFDELERIRELVSQKRARREQSVTGQGHSLAMTAASSGMSPAAELSHRLSGLQGIKQLKELDDSLDADDALKNLAEKFKNIHQHILSAPRKYLTIAEKDHQNELEKDIQTFWSGKGNSEQSEFNLPEVKHQVKQAWLTSTQVNFSAKSYPTVSVNHEDAAALSVLGGFLRNGFLHRVIREQGGAYGGGASHEPSNACFRFFSYRDPRLAETLNDFDKSIEWLLNEEHTELQVEESILGVIGSMDKPGSPAGEAKQAFHNELYGRTPAQRHLYRERVLKVTVEDLKRVGEKYLKPENASVAVVTNPANEETVKELGLEIHNL; from the coding sequence ATGTCGTCTGTTGATTTGAAGCCCGCTCAGGTACACCCAGCATTCCAGTGGAAGCGCTCGGAGCGAATTGATTCTCTTAATATTACTATTGAAGAATATGCACATATAAAAACAGGCGCCGCGCATTACCATTTATCGGCTGATAATAATGAAAATGTATTTCTTGTTGCCCTGAGAACAGTGCCAACTGATTCTACCGGTGTAGCGCATATGTTAGAGCATACCGCTTTATGTGGTAGTGAGCGTTTTCCGGTGCGTGACCCGTTCTTTATGATGATTCGTCGTTCGCTGAATACCTTTATGAACGCTTTTACCAGTAGTGACTGGACGGCATATCCGTTTGCCAGTCAGAATCGCAAAGATTTCGATAATCTAATGGATGTGTATCTGGACGCGGTATTTTTCTCCCGTTTACATGAACTGGATTTTGCACAGGAAGGGCATCGCTTTGAATTTGAAACACCGAATGACCCTGAATCTGATCTGGTATATAAAGGAGTAGTGTTTAATGAAATGAAAGGGGCAATGAGCTCGCCTGTTAGTACTCTATGGCAGACAGTTACTGAGCATTTATTTCCCACGACAACCTACCATTATAATTCAGGTGGTGAGCCTGAAAATATCCCTGATTTAAGTTATCAACAATTAAAAGATTTTTATAAGGTGCATTATCATCCGTCAAATTCGGTCTTTATGACTTTTGGTGATATACCCGCAATTCAGCACCATGAAGTGTTTGAAGAGAAAGCGTTAAGCCGGTTTGAAAAACTTGATATGCAGATAAAAGTAGACGATGAAACTCGTTATACAGAACCACATAATTTTGCGAGTAGTTATGCCTTTGACGAAGAAGATACCAAAGGTAAAACGCATATTGTTATTAGCTGGTTATTAGGTAGAAGTACTTCATTGCAGGAAATGTTGCAGGCTCACTTAATGTCCAGTGTATTACTGGACAACTCAGCATCACCTTTACAAAAAGCACTGGAAACAACTGACTTAGGTGCATCACCTTCACCACTGTGTGGTCTGGAAGATTCTAATCTTGAAATGAGTTTTATGTGTGGACTTGAAGCGTCAGAAGCAGTACATGCTGATGCGATAGAAAAACTGGTATTGGATGTGCTTGAAGATGTTGTGAATAATGGTGTTGATCAGTCACAGGTTGATGCGGTGTTACACCAGCTGGAATTAGGACAGCGTGAAATTGGTGGTGATGGTTACCCTTATGGAATGCAACTTATTTTAGGTGGTTTGTCGGCTGCAATACATCGTGGTGACCCAATTGCAGTTATGAATCTGGAGCCTGTGTTAGAGCAGTTACGAGAAGATATTAAAGACCCTGATTTTATTAAAAATCTGGTAAAGAAAAATCTGCTTGATAATCAGCATCGTATTCGTCTGATAATGACGCCGGATACAAATTTAAGTAAAGCTAAAGAAAAAGCAGAAGCTGATAACTTAGCAGAAATAAAAGCCAAACTTTCTGCAGATGAAAAACAGCAGATTGTTGAACAGGCAGCTGCCCTTGAAAAGAGGCAGAATGAAGAAGATGATATTAGTATTCTGCCAAAAGTCGGGCTTGAAGATGTTCCTGCGAAAATGCAGATACCCACTGGAACCTCTAAATCATTAGGTGATTTAGACGCTACATTTTTTGATCAGGGAACCAATGGTTTAATTTATCAGCAAATCATTATTGATCTGCCAGATATAGATAAAGAACTGGTAAATTTACTGCCTTTATATACATACTGTCTAACTGAATTAGGTTGTGGTGATAAAGATTATTTACAGTCACAGGCCTGGCAGGATGCAGTAAGTGGTGGTGTCGGTTCTTATACAAGTGTGCGTGGTTCAATTGATAATGAACAGAATATAAAAGCACATTTTGTTTTTTCGGGTAAAGCACTAGCAAGAAACCATCAGCAGTTAAATGAACTGATGTCTGAAATGCTGGAGAATGCCCGATTTGATGAGCTGGAAAGAATACGAGAGTTAGTCTCGCAGAAGCGAGCAAGAAGAGAGCAAAGTGTCACGGGGCAGGGACATAGCCTGGCAATGACTGCGGCAAGTAGTGGCATGAGTCCAGCGGCAGAATTAAGTCATCGCCTGTCGGGTTTACAGGGTATTAAACAGTTAAAAGAGCTTGATGATTCTTTGGATGCTGATGATGCTCTAAAAAATCTGGCTGAGAAATTTAAAAATATTCATCAACACATTTTAAGTGCTCCTCGTAAATATTTAACGATCGCTGAAAAAGATCATCAGAATGAGCTAGAGAAAGATATTCAAACTTTCTGGTCAGGCAAAGGTAATTCTGAACAAAGCGAATTTAACTTGCCGGAGGTAAAACATCAGGTAAAGCAGGCGTGGTTAACCAGTACTCAGGTTAATTTTAGTGCCAAGTCTTATCCGACTGTAAGTGTAAATCATGAAGATGCAGCTGCACTATCCGTATTAGGTGGTTTTTTGAGAAATGGTTTCTTACATCGTGTAATTCGTGAGCAGGGTGGTGCTTATGGTGGTGGTGCAAGCCATGAACCCAGTAATGCCTGTTTCCGGTTCTTCTCATACCGGGATCCACGTTTAGCTGAAACACTGAATGATTTTGATAAATCAATTGAATGGTTATTAAATGAAGAACACACAGAGTTACAGGTAGAAGAGTCAATATTAGGTGTTATTGGGAGTATGGATAAACCCGGATCACCTGCTGGTGAAGCAAAACAGGCTTTTCATAATGAACTTTATGGTCGTACGCCGGCACAGCGTCACCTTTACCGAGAGCGCGTTTTAAAAGTCACAGTGGAAGACTTGAAGCGTGTAGGTGAAAAGTATTTAAAACCGGAAAATGCCAGTGTTGCTGTGGTAACTAATCCAGCCAATGAAGAAACAGTAAAAGAGCTCGGTTTAGAAATTCATAACCTTTAA
- a CDS encoding alkaline phosphatase produces MICLFQNIKEGKMFNKSTIALAVSITVAGITGCSNDSESVETKVFNRIATYPVCMQIDSSCNTDDETAAEIVAASEDGNTLVYSDSPAEKVGFVDISNSASPVGLGTLAMGGEPTSVAVKGNYALVGVNTSTDFVNTSGELKVVDITDRTVVATLTLAGQPDSVAVSPDGLYAAVAIENERDEDHVGGADIGINPQLPAGSLDVIDISDAEPTNWSVSNVSMIGLADIAPTDPEPEFVDINSDNIAVVTMQENNHIALVDLVTGTVINDFTAGSTNLSNIDTSEAKPRLIELTDSQPARLREPDGVVWIDTSYFATADEGDMNGGSRGYTIFDLNGNVVHDVGNELDLRTVRLGHYPEKRSENKGNEPENVKTGTFGKDKFLFVNSERSSLVFVYNVNDPTNPIYKQTLPAGVGPEGALTIASRNLLIVASEKDNRGDKMRSSLNIYEYGDGEVRYPTLQSVDNNGVPIAWGAMSGLAADINSDDILYAVEDSFYGSNRIFTIDISKTPAELNAANKIMDSNDVFASISTSGVNEDLDAFDDVDLATMISADKSVNIDPEGIALRLDGAGFWVVSEGAGTVFNTTDATTVDTNSGALESKARPIEKLNLIFKTDTSGVIEEVIELPAAINDKQRRFGFEGVTEYNGKLYVAFQRAWVESVDFTDPLNPVSTLESNPRIGVYDLTAKTWMFYFYPLDAATSQNGGWVGVSDITSLGNGEMLVVERDNQAGPDASIKRLYKFSVASLVDGDTVSKTLVDDLIDDLRNANGLVYEKVEGSAVLSNGDIYIINDNDGVDDNSGETQLMKLQGLLQ; encoded by the coding sequence ATGATATGCCTCTTTCAGAATATTAAAGAGGGTAAAATGTTTAACAAAAGCACAATTGCACTAGCAGTTAGTATCACAGTAGCTGGTATTACCGGTTGTTCGAATGATTCCGAGTCAGTCGAGACGAAAGTATTCAATCGTATCGCTACCTATCCAGTATGTATGCAAATCGATAGTAGTTGTAATACTGATGATGAAACAGCAGCTGAAATTGTTGCTGCAAGTGAAGATGGTAATACCCTGGTTTATTCTGACAGCCCAGCTGAAAAAGTTGGCTTTGTTGATATAAGCAACTCTGCTTCACCCGTTGGACTGGGCACTCTGGCCATGGGCGGGGAGCCAACCTCGGTTGCGGTGAAGGGGAATTACGCACTGGTCGGTGTTAATACCTCAACTGATTTTGTTAATACTTCTGGTGAGTTAAAAGTGGTTGATATAACAGACCGTACTGTGGTGGCTACACTTACTCTGGCGGGACAACCAGACTCGGTCGCTGTTAGCCCAGATGGTTTATATGCAGCTGTCGCTATTGAGAATGAGCGTGATGAAGATCATGTCGGTGGTGCTGACATCGGTATCAATCCGCAACTGCCAGCCGGTTCTCTGGATGTGATTGATATCAGCGATGCTGAGCCGACAAACTGGAGTGTCAGTAATGTATCGATGATCGGTCTTGCTGATATTGCGCCAACAGATCCTGAACCAGAATTTGTTGATATCAATAGTGACAATATTGCAGTGGTAACGATGCAGGAAAATAATCACATAGCGCTGGTGGATTTGGTAACCGGCACGGTCATAAATGATTTCACTGCTGGCAGTACCAATCTTAGTAATATCGATACCAGTGAAGCTAAACCACGTTTGATTGAATTGACTGATAGTCAGCCAGCCCGATTGCGTGAACCAGATGGTGTAGTGTGGATAGATACGAGCTATTTTGCTACCGCTGATGAAGGTGATATGAATGGCGGCAGTCGCGGTTATACTATTTTTGATCTTAACGGCAACGTAGTACATGATGTTGGCAATGAGTTAGATCTGCGCACGGTTCGCTTAGGGCATTACCCTGAAAAACGTTCAGAGAATAAAGGTAACGAACCAGAAAACGTCAAAACCGGTACATTTGGAAAAGATAAATTTCTGTTTGTTAACTCCGAACGTTCCAGTCTGGTATTTGTATATAATGTGAATGATCCGACAAACCCGATATACAAACAGACATTACCGGCTGGTGTTGGCCCAGAAGGTGCCCTGACTATTGCTTCACGAAACCTGCTAATCGTTGCCAGTGAAAAAGATAATCGCGGTGACAAGATGCGTTCTTCACTTAATATCTACGAATATGGCGACGGTGAAGTCCGTTACCCAACCTTACAATCTGTGGATAACAATGGTGTGCCCATTGCCTGGGGTGCGATGTCGGGGCTTGCGGCGGACATTAACAGCGATGATATATTGTATGCAGTTGAAGACAGTTTTTATGGCAGCAATCGAATATTTACAATCGATATATCGAAAACACCGGCTGAGCTGAATGCTGCGAACAAAATTATGGACAGTAACGACGTCTTCGCCAGTATCAGTACGTCTGGTGTGAACGAAGATCTTGATGCCTTCGACGATGTTGATCTGGCGACTATGATCAGTGCTGACAAATCTGTGAACATCGATCCTGAAGGTATCGCTCTACGACTTGACGGTGCCGGTTTCTGGGTTGTATCTGAAGGTGCTGGCACGGTGTTTAACACAACGGATGCTACAACCGTAGACACTAACTCCGGTGCGCTGGAAAGCAAAGCGCGACCGATTGAGAAATTGAACCTGATCTTCAAAACGGATACCAGTGGTGTGATAGAGGAGGTAATTGAACTGCCTGCTGCAATCAATGATAAGCAGCGTCGATTCGGTTTTGAAGGTGTTACAGAGTATAACGGCAAGCTCTATGTGGCATTCCAGCGTGCCTGGGTTGAGTCAGTTGACTTCACAGATCCGCTGAATCCCGTGTCAACACTGGAAAGTAATCCGCGTATTGGAGTTTATGACCTGACTGCAAAAACCTGGATGTTCTATTTTTACCCTCTGGATGCAGCGACTTCGCAAAACGGTGGCTGGGTAGGTGTGTCGGATATTACGTCGTTGGGTAATGGCGAAATGCTAGTTGTTGAACGCGATAACCAGGCTGGGCCGGATGCTTCCATTAAACGTCTGTATAAATTCAGTGTGGCCAGTCTTGTTGATGGTGATACTGTTTCCAAGACGCTGGTTGATGACCTGATCGATGACCTGAGAAATGCAAATGGACTGGTTTATGAAAAAGTTGAAGGTTCGGCAGTACTGTCTAATGGTGATATTTATATTATCAATGACAATGATGGCGTCGATGACAACAGTGGTGAAACCCAGTTGATGAAACTGCAGGGATTACTGCAGTAG